The Sphingopyxis fribergensis DNA segment GCCTTGTCGAGTTCCCAAGCCGAAATCGAGGGCTCGCTGACCCCCAGCCGGCCGGCGAGCTGTCCCTGCGTCAATTGTTTCGTCGTCCGCAGCCGTTGCAAGCGGACGCCGAAGCTTTCCGCGCCGACCGCGGGCTGGTGGTCATCGGGTGCGGGCGTCTCCGGTCCGACGACACTGCGCAGCTGCGCCGCGCTGAGCGTCGCGGGCGAGATCGGCATTTCGAACTGGCATCCGGCCAGGTCGCCGCTGGTCCAGATCACCCTGGTGGCGGTTTTGCCGCTGTGCGGAAGATTGATCTCGATAACTTCGCCGATCTCGAGTGGCGCCTTGCTTTCGACAAGCATGCCCGTGGCCGAAATATTGTGGACCAGCGCCTCGATTTCGGCACCCGTCGCCTTCGACCCGTGGAGCGGCAGCCGCAATTGCCGGCGCGAGGCACGCCCCTTGCCGGTCGATCGCGGGGTGTCGTTCAAATATACGGTCATTGGCATGCGCGCTTCCATCGCGAGCGCTATATTAACATTTTGCTTCGCCGAAAGGTTAATAAGACAAGGCGCCCTAAAGTCACGAAGGGCGCGAGGCCTCTTTGACGGCGGAGCCATGCAACATCCTAAAATAGCACGGTTTCCGGAAAACCCTTAGATATTTACACTATCGCAATCCCTTCGCGGCATAGCGGGCGGCATGTGGGGATCAGGTGAAGAGTTTGTTTGATGGACGGGCCATCGCGGATCGATTCCAGCGACCGCGGGGATGACCAAGCCGACGAGGGCCAGCGTGGCTTTTTCGGTTTGCTCGGCCCGCGTATCGGCAAGCAGCGCGGTGATCCCGCGGCGAACCTGCACACCCACGAAGCGTTGCTGCTGCTTCAGAATTATGAGGAAAGCGGCCAGGGCTGGTTCTGGTCGACCGATGCCAAGGGTCGGCTGACCTATATCACCGATTCGGTGGCGCGATTGATGGGACGAACGGCCGGCCAATTGCTCGGCACGGCTTTCACCGACCTGTTCCTCCCCGTCGACAGCCACGGCGAACGTCAGCGCACCCTGCCATTCCTGCTGACCAAACAATCGAAATTCGACGATCTGCCGCTTCGCAGCGCGTTCGAGGGCGACGACCGCTGGTGGGCGATATCGGGCCGGCCGCAAGTCGACGGTGGCGGCAAATTCACCGGCTATCGCGGCAGCGGCACCGACGTGACCGCGCAGCGTCGCTCGGCCGAAGACGCGTCGCGGCTCGCGCTCTATGACTCGCTGACCGGGCTCGCCAACCGATTCCACATCTCGAAAAAGCTCGACACGACGCTCGCGACCTTTGCGCAGCAGCAGCGATCGTGCGCGATCATGCTGCTCGATCTCGACCGCTTCAAGCAGGTCAACGACACGCTGGGCCACCCGGCGGGCGATGCGCTTCTGAAGCAGGTCGCCGAACGCCTGCTCAAGATCGTCGGCGACAAGGAAATGGTCAGCCGATTGGGCGGCGACGAATTCCAGATCATCCTTCCCGACATCGAGGATCGCGGCAAGCTGGGCGACATGGCGGGCGACATCATCGCCAGCCTGTCGCAACCCTATTCGGTCGAGGGCAGCCGCTGCATCATCGGCGCGTCGGTCGGCGTCGCGATCGCCCCCTTCGACGGGCTGAGCAGCGACGATCTGGTCCGCAACGCCGATCTTGCGCTTTATGCGGCAAAGGGGAACGGCCGCGGGCGGTTCAGCTTTTATTCGAGCGACCTCCACACCGCGGCCGAAGATCGCCGCGCGCTCGAGGACGATCTGCGCGACGCGCTGGTGCGGGGCGAGATGGCGCTGCGATATCAGCCGGTCGTCCATTCCAAATCGAACATGGTGAGAGGGGTCGAGGCACTGATCCGGTGGGCGCACCCCGAACGCGGCACTATCTCTCCGGCGGTATTCATCCCGATCGCCGAGGAAGCCGGCTTGATCTGGGATATTGGCGAATGGGTGCTGCGCACAGCGTGCAAGGATGCGGCGAGCTGGCCGGGCGACATGCGGGTCGCGGTCAACGTCTCGCCGATCCAGTTCGCGAATGAGGCGCTGCCGAAAATCGTGGCCAAGGCGCTTGCGGCGACCGGGCTTGCGCCTGACCGGCTGGAACTGGAAATCACCGAAAGCGTGTTCCTGGGCGATACCGCCGAAACGGCGCTGATGTTCAAGGCACTGAAGGCGCTGGGGGTTCGCCTGGCGCTCGACGATTTCGGGACGGGCTATTCCTCGCTCGCCTATCTGCAATCCGCGCCGTTCGACAAGATCAAGATC contains these protein-coding regions:
- a CDS encoding EAL domain-containing protein, yielding MDGPSRIDSSDRGDDQADEGQRGFFGLLGPRIGKQRGDPAANLHTHEALLLLQNYEESGQGWFWSTDAKGRLTYITDSVARLMGRTAGQLLGTAFTDLFLPVDSHGERQRTLPFLLTKQSKFDDLPLRSAFEGDDRWWAISGRPQVDGGGKFTGYRGSGTDVTAQRRSAEDASRLALYDSLTGLANRFHISKKLDTTLATFAQQQRSCAIMLLDLDRFKQVNDTLGHPAGDALLKQVAERLLKIVGDKEMVSRLGGDEFQIILPDIEDRGKLGDMAGDIIASLSQPYSVEGSRCIIGASVGVAIAPFDGLSSDDLVRNADLALYAAKGNGRGRFSFYSSDLHTAAEDRRALEDDLRDALVRGEMALRYQPVVHSKSNMVRGVEALIRWAHPERGTISPAVFIPIAEEAGLIWDIGEWVLRTACKDAASWPGDMRVAVNVSPIQFANEALPKIVAKALAATGLAPDRLELEITESVFLGDTAETALMFKALKALGVRLALDDFGTGYSSLAYLQSAPFDKIKIDQSFVRDATIPGSRNGAIIAAIVALAEALEMETTAEGIESLDQLDLIRQLNVSHVQGYVYSKPVPLEDLIEHAEAGSWTIKPAGPARQRNDRFSLFRKVGAIHDNHRYAVVIRNLSTTGAFIEGILDVPVGTRFVIDFGEGQLVTATVRRSMKHQQGVEFEQTMVSDGNGGLCTRHRVSPYLIAAATQSTSALALPSFTTTSDWKAA
- a CDS encoding helix-turn-helix domain-containing protein, translating into MTVYLNDTPRSTGKGRASRRQLRLPLHGSKATGAEIEALVHNISATGMLVESKAPLEIGEVIEINLPHSGKTATRVIWTSGDLAGCQFEMPISPATLSAAQLRSVVGPETPAPDDHQPAVGAESFGVRLQRLRTTKQLTQGQLAGRLGVSEPSISAWELDKARPKAGRMEALSDALGVEISELLGFEGTENLADLVARAKAQIARAAGVSPDNVKLTIEM